A window of Flammeovirga kamogawensis genomic DNA:
TTTTGTTTCTTGAATTGTTTGGGTAGTAGAATCAATAGTTTCTGTTACTTGCTCAACAACCTTTTGAGTAGTTTCTTTTGCAGTGTTTTCTACTTTATTAAAGATTGTAGCTTCAGGTTTTTCATCTACTTTTTTGCTAGTATCTTGTGTAGCCTTGATTTCTAATTGAACATCACTTTTTACAGTATTTTCCACTTTTACTTCAGGCTTAGAAGTAGTTTTAGCGGCAGTAGTACGTTTATTTGTTCTACTGCTATTACTTGTAGAAGTTGTTCTTTTTTTACGTTGTTGTGCCATAACAGTACATTTAAGGTTATTGATAATGCAAGATAATCATGAATGATTACTTATTCACTATTTTGTGAATAAATTCCTTATAATTTGATTATGAGAGTAATAAATTTAGATTAATTACAATAAAAAAGAGATATAACCTTTCTTTAGTAGTAAAAGTTATATCTCTTTTTGTGAAAAATAGTGCGATAAAATTTCTCTGTAAATTTTATAAAATTGTAATTACTTCAGTTTCATCAATTTCTTCTACTTTGTTTAGACTTTTTGTTTTACCAAAAAGTTCTTGTGATTTTTTATTGTATGCTTGAGCTGCAGATTCAGCACTAGGGAATAGCCCAAGGTCAAATCTTTCGCCTTTAGAATAAAGAACAGATCTATACGTGTTCTTACTCACTTTTACTACACCTCTATAACCAGTTTTGTTATGGTGATGTTTCTGATTTCTACGTAACTCAGCCATAGTAGCCCATTCTAGATTTTTTTCTCTACAATCTAATGGGTTGCCATTTTTTATGCGAACAAAAAGTCTTTTACTAGACTCCTGTTGCTCTACATATTTCTCAGCAATTAATTTATGCAAGTAAATTGTAATGTTTTGATACCCTCCGTTTGGTTTAGGATAATTCTTTTGAAAAAACACATAACCACTTGCATGTAGACGTAAATTTTCGAGTACCTTAAGTTGTTTATAGTACTCATTCCCTTCAATAAAATCATAAGCTGTACTAGACAATAGTACATGATCATCGGCATTTTTTAGCTTAATCTTATAAAGCATGTCAATTAGGTTTTAGATAGTAAATAAATATCATCGTCGTAATAAAAACTTAACCATTTCTATAGTAGAATTAGTAAAGATAATTTTAGACGTTTTTAGCAAAGTACGTAACGTGACAGTCGTTAAATTACGCAGTAAAAATTGTTAGAAGTGAAATGTAGTAGGCTAGTCTCGCTATAATTATGAAGTTTAATTAATTTAAAGTGTAAGTTTAAATTTGCTTCCTACTTTTTCTAAATCTCTTATAACAGGTGATAATACAGGAATACCCAAAGTAAGTCTTTCATGTTGAATTTCACGCTCAGGATCACCAGGTATTAATACGCGTTCTTGCCCTTCAACAGTATCAGCATTTTTAAATCTTCTGATCCAGTTGTCCATATGAGATTTAAATTCAGACTTAGGTCTAAATCCATCTACACGCATTGCTCCAAAAAAGTGACCCAACCCTTCTCCAACAGGATCTTCAGGTAATGGTAAGAAGCTAACAAAAGGAGGGGCCCATGGACCGTAACCTGCTCCAGATAATACAGAAGATAAAATATCTACCATACTTCCTAAACAATATCCTTTGTGGCTACTTCTTAATCTATCACTACCTAGCGGTAATAATGCTCCACCACTTTTTAATGCAGCAGGGTTTGTTGTAGAAACTCCTTCTTTATCTTGTACCCAGCCAACTGGAGCATCTTCTTCCTTACGTTGTAGGATTTCTAATTTACCATTTGCGGCTGTAGTTGTAGCAAAATCAGCTACAAAAGGAGGTTCTTCTCCGGCAGGGATTGCCATTGCTATTGGGTTGGTTCCAAGTAGTCTTTCAGTAGAGAAAGTTGGGGATACCAAAGGACTTGCATTCGTCATAGAAATTCCAATCATATCGTGTTCTAAAGCCATCATAGCATGATAGCCTGCAATTCCGTAATGATTTGAGTTTTTGACAGAAACCCATCCAGTACCTACTTTTTCAGCCTTATCAATAGCAATTTGCATTGCTTGTGGAGCAACAACCAAACCTAGTCCTGCATCTCCATCTACTGTAGCAGTACTTGGAGTTTCGTGTACAATTTTAACTTTTGGAGTAGGGTTTATTCTACCTGCTTCCCAAAGTCTAACATATCCTATTAATCTGGCAACACCATGAGAATCGACACCTCTTAAATCAGCAGATAGTAAAACGTTAGAAGCCAATTCAGCATCCTTTTCTGGACAGCCCATTGCTAGAAATACATTTTTACTAAAAGATAAAAGAGTTTTGTATGGTAGAAGATTCGTATTGTCGGACATATAAATTTGTCAGTTTAAATTATACACCTTCCAAAGTTGTATTTGTAGGTGAAGTTCGTGTAATGTAGATTATAACTTTAGGTAATAAAATTGTATATCACACCTCGTTATGTTCACAAATTTATCAACTTTATATTTATGGACAAATGAGTTTTATTATTTATAGTAATAAAATTAACATCAAATCAAGTAATTCTTAATGAATCCGACAGTTAGTATTTTGGTTGCTGCTCGTAATGAGGAAGGTACAATTAGACAATGTTTAGAGAGTTTGACAAATCAATCTGTTAATAACAATGTATGTATTGAAATTATAATTGGTAATGATTCCTCTACGGATTTAACTACTGAAATCATTGCAGAATTTGTTTCAGAATATTCATTTATACAGTCCTTTATAGTACCAAAAAATATAACTTATAATGGAAAGGTTAATGTTCTTAATTATATAAGTGATTTAGCCTGTGGACACTACTACTTATTTGCTGATGCAGATGTTGTATATCCCCCATCTTGGGTAGAAAACATGCTTATCTCTTTAAAAAATGCAGATATTACTACAGGAGTAACAGTTGTAGAAGGAGCGACTCTATGGATGAAATTTCAGAAATTAGATTGGATGTTGGCGTTAAATCAAATACATATACTTTCCAAATTAGGTATTCCGTTAACAGCAATGGGCAACAATATGGGTGTAAAATCAGAAAAATTTGTTGATATAGGCGGTTTTAGGAATATTCCTTTTTCTGTAGCCGAAGATTTTGCATTATTCAATACTATAGTTAAAAATAAAGGTTCTTTTTGTCAACTTTTTGATGTATCTGTTTTGGCTAAAACGAAAGGAATGACAACGTATTTTGAGTGGCTACAACAACGTTGGAGGTGGATGCAAGGAGCAAAAAAACTTTCATTATTTTTCAAAACTTTAAATTATTTAAACATTATATTTTACCCAATTTTATTAATTCTGATGCTTTTCTATCCAATAGTAGGTGTAGTAATGTTGAATATATATGTATTAAAGTGTTGTTACTTAATGTATATTCAGAAAAAGTTGAAAGAAAAAATACATTGGAGAGCAACTTTTTTGTTCGATTTTTATCATTGTATATCATATTGTGGCTTATTGATTTATGGACTCAGAAACCCATCTGTAGAGTGGAAAAATAGAGTATATAAACCTGAATAAGTTCTTGATAATAACATTTTCTAAGAAACTGTTACATTTGCAGTAAATCATTACTATATATAATAGAAGAATGGAAAAAAATAAGTGTGTATTCTTAGACAGAGATGGAGTATTAAATAAAGATTATGTGGATTACGCATATACTTTAGAAAAATTTGAGGTACTTCCGGGAGTTTCAGAAGCATTACAGAAATTAAAAGATGCAGGTTTTAAGCTTGTTATTTTAACAAATCAGTCTGGAATAGTAAAAGGAATTTATAAAAAAGAAGATGTTTTTATTTGTCATGATGCACTACAAAAAGAGTGTAATAATGCAATAGATGATATGTTTTATGCTCCTTTACATGAAAAATGGTCTAATTCTTTAAGTCGTAAACCAGGTACTTTAATGTTTGAAAGAGCAATATATAAGTACAACGCTGATATGGAAAATACATGGATGATAGGTGACAAAGAAAGGGATTTAATTCCAGCTGAAAAAGTAGGTATTAAGTACCGTATTCAAGTTGACAACCCATTAGTAGAAAATACAGTAGCAACACACCATGCTAAAAACTTAATAGATGCTGTGGATAGAATTATTCTTGCAGATAAGTAATTAAAATTGTGTTGTACAAAAAAGCGTTTCAATCAAATAGTAAGATTGAAACGCTTTTTTTTATTGCCATTTACTTGCTAAATAAGTAGCAAGTTTTTCTAGATAAAGTTGGTCTTCACTATCAAATGTTCCAATTTGATCACTATCTATATCTAATACAGCAACAACTTGATTGTCTTTAATAACAGGTACAACTATTTCTGATTTAGAGGCTGAACTACAAGCAATATGCCCAGGAAAAGCTTCTACATCATCAACAACATAAGTTTTAGCATCAGCCCATGCAGTACCACAAACACCTTTTCCTTTTTTTATTCTAGTACATGCTATAGGCCCTTGAAAAGGACCCAAAACTAGTTCGCCTCCTTTAACTAAATAAAAGCCTATCCATAAATGGCTAAATGTTTGATTTAATACAGCACAAGTATTCGATAAATTGGCAATTAGGTCTGTTTCTATAGAAATTAGCCCTTTAATTTGTGGAAGAATACTATCGTAAACTTCTGATTTATTACTATTTTGTGGAATGAAAAGTTCTTCAGCCATATTTTTTTAATTTATATAATTGCAAACTTACAAACTGAATGTAGTTTTTTATTCAAATAGTATTTGATAATTTAAAAAAGTTCTATTTTAATTATCAATAAAGCTTTTATGGTGCTTTGAACCTTTCACTCTTAATTATAACCTATATAAAAACAATGAAAATTACGCCTCTTAAGATATTACAAATACTCGTTTATATCGGCTTAATGATGGGACTAGTTCTTATGATGTCTCCAGAAGAAATAAATGTTTTTGGAACTACAGTTCGTGTACCAACATTAAGTGACGTCCTTCCTGAAAGTTTAATTACAGAAAATGAAGAGATAGAAATAATTGATGAGGAATATCTTGATGAAGATTCACTTACTGTTGATATGACTAGTGTTGATGAAGCATCAACATGGATACCTGTAGAAGAAAAACCTTTAACCGTTAGAACACCAAAAGGTGCGGTAGCTATTGAATATCCAAATAATGATATGTCAGCTTTGGATAACTTTTTTAAAGGTTTATCATCAATTTCTGATGAAGGAGAATTAGTTCGTGTTTTACATTATGGAGATTCTCAATTAGAAGGTGATCGAATGACAGAGCGATTAAGAAAAAATTTACAAGAACAGTTTGGAGGTTGTGGTGTTGGTTTAGTTCCAATTATTGAATTAAAAAATATGCGTACAACTTTAAATCAAACGTATAGTGATAATTGGGAACAATTTTTATGTTTTGGTCCAAAAAAATATAGAGGGAAGCATAATGATTATGGTTTCTTTGGAAAATATTTTACCTACGAAGGAACAGAAGCAACTTTATCTTTTGAGAAGGCACCTTATTCTAAAACAGCTCATAAGAATTTTGAGAAGTTTAAAGTTTACATGAGAAATACTGTAGCGAATGTAAATTTAGGTTATAAAATGAATGGAGCTGAAGGGGAGACAAAAGAGATTGAAGCATCTTCTGAAGCAAAAGCTATTCCACTACCAATTTCAGGAACGTTAGGAGAGTTAGAATTAAAATTTAAATCAGATGTCTCTCCAGAAGTATATGGTGTGAGCTTTGACTGTACTACTGGTATAGCCGTCGATAATATACCTATGAGAGGTAGTTCGGGAACAGATTTTACAAAAATAAGAAAGGATCATCTTTCATCTTTATTAGAAAATATGGATGTAAAATTACTTGTCTTGCAGTTTGGTGTAAATGTGGTTCCACAAGAAGCAGAAAGTTATAATTATTATGAACGCTTAATTGTCAGACAATTAAAATATTTTAAGGAAGTAGCCCCAGAATTAAATGTACTAATTATTGGTGTTTCTGATATGGCAAAGAAAAATGGCTCAAAGATTGAATCATATTCAAATATAGATGCAGTGAGAGCTGCAGAAAGAAGAGCAGCTAACAAAATGGGGGCGGCTTATTGGGACTTATATCTTGCAATGGGTGGTAAAAACTCAATTGTAAAATGGGCTGATAAAAAACCAGCATGGGCAGGTAAAGATTATACGCACTTTACAAGAAAAGGAGCGAATTATATAGGAGATATGCTCTATAATGAACTAATGAGAGAATATCAACGCTATAAGAATAGAGATGAGTCAGAATTGGAAACTAAATAATTACATACAACCATTTCAAAAAAAAGGTTTACGTTTAGTAAAAGGAATACTAACGATTTTGTTGTTGTGTGCACACTCTGCTCCAACATCAGTTTCTAATGTAAAAAGGCCATTTGTCACCTATGATTTTATTAGAATGGATTTGAATAAAATCAACACATTTGGAGATTCAACGGTATTAAATTCCTTTTATGATAAACTAAAAAAATTAGAGAAAACAAAAAAAGGACAAGTACATATACTTCATTTAGGAGACTCTCATATTCAAGCCGATTTTTTTTCTGGATGGGTAAGGGAACGTTTCTATGAAGACCAAAGATTCCCTATGGCTAGTAGGGGTTTCTTTTTTCCGTATACTGCAGCAAAAACAAATAATCCATATAATTTTAGAGTATCAAAAATTGGAGAATGGAAAGGGCAAAGAGCTTCTGTCAGTTATCATAAAAGTGATTGGGGAATTGCAGCTATTACAGCTCAAACAACAGAATCTTTTGCAAGTTTAACAATAAATGTAGGAGTAGATTCCTTACATCCTTATAGAGGTAATAAAGTTGAGATATATTACCCTGTAAGTGATTCCACTCAATTTTTGCCAGTAGTTCAACCTCTAAACCCTGCTAAACTTATAGCTACTAAACGAGGAAAAAGAAAATTAACTTACATTTTTGATAAACCTATTTCTAAGTTTAGGATAGGGCTAGAAAAAAGAAGCCTCAATCAAAGAGAGTTTACATTAAAGGGATTGGCAGTATTAGATTCAGAATCGGCAGGGGTAACATATAGTTCTTCAGGTGTAAATGGAGCAAAGGTTACTTCTTATTTAAGATGTAAAGATTTAGAAGAAGATATATTAGAAATTAACCCAGATCTAATTATCATCTCTTTAGGTACTAATGATGCATTTTTTTCTCCATTTAGTAAAGAACGCTTTGTTTCAAGATATACTAAATTGATTAAAGAATTGAGAAGTGGTAATGCTAAATTGCCAATAATAATTACTACACCAGGTGATAATTTTAGACAGTCGAAGTATATTAATAGAGACAATGCTAAAGCTACTGAAGCAATTTTTACCTTAGCTAAACAAGAACATCTTGCTGTTTGGGATTTCTACCATATTATGGGAGGGTTGTCATCTATTGAAAGATGGAGTGCAATGTCTATGACTTCGAGAGATAGAGTCCACTTAAGTAGAATAGGATATCAGTACCAAGGGGAGTTATTTTATAGAGCTTTATTATCTACTTATAATAATTAATATTAGCGTATATTTAATTCGTTAGCAAATAAATGAATGATTATTCATTTATCAAAATAACTGAATTAATCAACTATTATTTTGTGTTATTTACGTAATAAATGTAAATATATCTATATTACACAGAATAAGTGTTGAAAATACGTGGTTTTTTTTAGCTAAAATTTGCACTTTGCAAGGGTTAAACTTATAATTGTTAAAAAAAATGTTATGTAAGCATAACATTATTCAATTTTTTTCATCGAAAAGGTTTCGACTTTTTATCTCGATTATTAGGCTTCATCTAAAATTATTCATTTAATGAAAATCAGAAATTTACTGTTAACAGTAGCAACTGTGTTTATAGCTAACGCAGCTTTTGCTAATGGGTTCCAGGTACTGCTTCAAGGAACAAAACAAATCGGACGTGGTAACGTTGGGGTTGGTTATGGACCTGACGCTTCAAGTTTATTTTTTAATCCAGGTGCATTATCTTTTTTAGAAAGTAGCACAGTTCAAGTTGGAATGAGTCCAGTAATGTCTAACATCTCTTACAGAGGATTAGACGGAACTACTAAATATTCATCTAACTCTCCAATGGGTACCCCATTTCAAGCATATGGTGTTTACAGACCATCAGCAGACTCTCCTTGGGCATTTGGTTTAGGTGTGTTTACTCCATTTGGATCAACAGTAACTTATGATAACGAATGGACAGGTAAATATTCTCTACAAGAAATTTCATTACAATCTATATACATTCAGCCAACAGTATCTTACAGAATCAATGATATGATCTCCGTAGGTGGTGGTTTGGATATTGTAACTGGTGGTGTTCAGTTCAAAAAAGCAGTTTCTGCTCCTGGTGGAGATGTTGGATTTGAGATGGATGGTAATACATTACAATTCGGCTTTAATTTAGGCGTATTTGCTCAAATCTCAGAAAAATTCTCAGCAGGTATTAATTACCGCTCAGGTGTTGATATGAAAGTTGAAGGTGGTGATGCTACTTTTGATGTACCAAATGACTTTATTGGAGATCGATTATTTGGAGACGCGTATACTCCAGGTCAAGAAATGAAAGCAAAATTTAATGCAACGCTTCCATTACCTTCAACAATTGCTGTTGGTATTGGATATAATGCAACTGATAAATTATCATTCGGATTAGACTTCAATTATGTAACATGGAGTGTATATGAAGAATTAAAAGTAGAATTCCCTGACGGTGAATACCCTGCGATTGCTTACGATAGAAAGTGGGAGAATTCTTACATCATTAACTTCGGTGCTGAATACAAAGTAACAGACGCATTTACTGCTAGAGCGGGTGCTTACTACGATACAACTCCAGTTCCAGACGGTCACTTAACTCCAGAATCGCCAGATGCTAATGCACTTGGATTATCTTGTGGTGTAAGTTACATGTTTAGCGAGAAGTTTGGTGTTGATGCAGCATTCTTATTTACAAACAAAGAGCAAAGAGAAAATATCATTCCTGAGGGAGTAGATACAGGTGGAATGAATGGTGTTTATAAAGCATCTGCTTATATTCCAAGTTTATCTCTAAACTACAATTTCTAATTTTTTCCCTATCCTAATTTAAGAAATAACAAAAATGACTTTTAATAAATATAGATCATTATTAGCTGCAGGTGCGATAGCATTACTGTCAGCTTGTACTACAGAGGTAGATGATTTTGTAACTGCTGGTGGCTCTTCTTCTGATGGAACTCCCGTAGATTATACTACTTATGTAGCTTTAGGTAATTCTTTAACTGCAGGAGTATCTGATGGGGCTTGGTTATCATCATCTCAAGTAAATTCATACCCTCAATTAATTGCAAATAGTTTGCAAGAAGCAGGTTTGGGTGCTAAAGATTTTAAGCAACCGTTGATCTCATATTCAGGTGCTCAATACTTTGGGACACCAATAGTGTTAACTAATCAAGGACCTTGTTTTACATGTACTCAAACTGTAAACCCAACCTCTAATATCTATAGTGAGCACGGAGGTTTCCATAATATGGCAGTTTCAGGTATGAAAGCTATTGATGTAAATGATCCTACCTTAGCTACGGGTCTTTATGGGTATTTTGTTAGTTCTGCAGGCTCTACAGTTTTAAAAGATGCTTTATCAATGAACCCAACATTCTTTTCTATGTGGTTGGGCGCTAATGATGTTTTAGGTTTCGCAAATTCAGGAGGGGCTCTTGGACCGAATGCTATTACACCTCAAGCTGATTTTGAAACTGCAATTAATTCAGTTCTTGATTCTATGGGTAATAGAGGAGCAAAGGGTGCAATTCTTAATGTTCCTGATATTACGGAAGCAGCATTATTTAATACAACACCAAATACTTTAGAAAAGATGTTAGCAGCCAACAATATGGAGCTAACAGAAGATTTTCTAGTATTAGTAAATGGCTATTTAGCAAGTGCTTTTGATCCAATAATAAAAGCTCAAGTTGAGGTAGGAAGACCAACAGTTACTGCATTAATTACACCTTCTATTCCAAGTGCAGCAGGGACTATTAATGTAGTTGCAGCGGCAGTTTCAACAGCTCCTTCTATTGGTAAAGATCCATCTGTTTCTGCTGAATTAGCATATACTGTTATTTTTCTTCAGTTAACTTCAGGTGGAATGACACCAACTGACGCAATGACATTTTTAGCAACAGAGGCAGGCCAAACTCAAATAGCTCAATTAGTAGCTTTAGGAATTGACCAGTCATGGGCTACTATGACAGGAACTGATGAGGAAGTTAATACAATAATTAATAGTTCAATTGAGTCTACTACAGCTACATTAAAAGCTGCAGGTTATTATCCTGTTTTCTCATTAGAATCAAATCAATTACCTGTATATGATGCTGCATCTCCAACAATGATGCGTGTACCTGCAGAAGGAACATTAGTTTCTCTATTAGCATTAAATAAAGCACTTTTATTAGGAGAATTAATCTTAACGGGTGGAGATTTAGATATTACTAAATTAAAAGATTATTTACCAGTCATTGATACAACTAAAGGTACATATGAATTCTTAGAGAAAGGTGATGTAGATGATGTAAAAACTGCAATTGATGGTTATAATAGTTATTTAAAAGAAGAAGCATCAAGTAGAGATTTAGCTTATGTTGATACTAAAAGTGTAATGTCTGAAGCTCATAATGGAGGAATTATAATTGATGGAGTAACTTATACTACAACATATTTATCAGGTAACTTATTCTCTTTAGATGGAGCTCATCTTACACAAAGAGGATATGCAGTAATTGGTAATTACACTATTCAAGCAATTAACGCTAAGTATGGTGCAAAAATACCTCAAATTCAGCAAAACGATTTCCCTGTAGTTGAAACAACTGTAGTACCAACTCCAGCAGCTGCTAATTAATCATAAATATTGTTGAGAATTAAACAATAGGAAGTAAAAATATTTACTTTTGAAGATAGCCTACCTCTTTGTTTTAAAAGGGGTAGGTTTTTTTTAGTTTTACTTTGTTTATTCCTAAAATAATTTATAAACCTTCTTTTAAGAAATAGAATCTATATATGAAAAAAAATATACTTAAGGCATTAACTATATTATCAATTATTTTACCTGTCTTTATATCGTGTTCTGATAGAGAAGAAGCAATACTTGCAAATTCTGGTAGAACTAGATCAGGTATTCCTATTAACTATTCAAATTATGTAGCGATTGGTGATGGAGTTACAGCAGGTTTACAGGATAATGTGTGGTACAAAGAGTCTCAAGATAATTCTGTTGCAGCTATTTTTTCTCAAAAATTACAGGATGTAAATTTAGGTACTTTAATATCCAACCCAAGTGTTACCTCTCAGGGTACTGGTGTTCCAGATGAAAATGGAAATGTAATTCGTTATTCTAAAGGGAGCTGGGTAGTTGGTGAAGCAAGGATCTTAACAGAAGAAGTTCCTTCAATAGTTGGAACTAAAGCAGATGGTTCAGACTATACGAATATATCTGTTATTAATGCTAAAATGGGAGATTTAACAAAGCAGAACTATTCAGCTGATAATCCTTATTTTAGTTATTTTTCATCTTCTGATACTGCTTCCATGCTTGGTGAAGCAAAAAAAGCCACTCCAACTTTTACAACAATATCAATAGGTAAATTTGATTTATTTGATTACGCTTTAAATAAAGGAACAAATGATGCATTGGTATTACCATCAAGTTCTACTTTAGAAACTCAAGTTGACCTCGTTGCTTCGGCATTTTCAACTCAACAAGGAGGAGCAGTGATTGGTATTGATGTAATTAATGATTTGCCTTATTTTAATCATGTTAGAAATTCTATCAACTTAGAAGAATCAACGGCTAATGCAATTAATGATGGTATTGATTCTTTAGTATATGGATTAATTACTCATGTTTTTGATTCTATACAGGTTGTTACTCGTCCTAAAGCACAAGATTCTATCGCTATTAATTTCTTAGAACCAATTATGGTTGATGGATGGAGCGGTAAATTAGGAGTTGCTTGTATAAATGCTTGTTGTGGATATGATGTTCCTAATAGACCTGTATTACCTCCTTCAAAACCTACATATGCAAGTTGTACAACAATAACAACTTGTACGCCAATAGTTGATTCTGTTGCTTATAATATTGTTTTTAACGGTCCTTACTATTCACTACCTTATGAAGTTTCAGGCGTTAAAACAGGAACATTAGCTGGTCGAGTTGCAGCAATTTCACCTGATGGTAGATCAGATAGAAATGATTATATATTTGCTGAAGTAGATAAACAATGGGTATACTCATTTGAGAATGACTCAACAACAGCAATGGACAGTATAATGGCAACAGATCCATTACAAGTAATGGTTATTGAAAAAACGTTTACTGAATCTATAGCATCTTTATTACTTCATTTTGGAGAAAGAGAAGCTTTAGTAAATATTATTGCTAACCAACTTTTTAATGTGGTATTGAGAAATGTAGAAGGTGAGTTGACACCAGAAAGCTTAGATGCTGCAATAGATAACTCATTAGGAGAAATTGGTATTACAGTAATTGATGTACTTCGTAGCCGTAATTTTTTTCCAGAATTTGTGGCAGGAGATAATCCATTGTTTGTTATTGATCCTTCATCTCCAACAAGAATGAGAGTTCTTGAAACTGGGGATAAAATTATGTTACCTTATGCAGATGTTTATGTTGATTTAAGAACATTCATTAAGAGTATAGTAAGTAATGGAGGATTACCAGGTGATTTTGATCCATCAAACTTATTGAATTTGTTCCCAACAATTGATCAAGTATATTTTTATACTACTCAGCAAGAGGTAGCAGAAGCGAATAGAGCATATAATATTGCTTTATCAAATGCTGCTAGTAGCAACCGTTGGGCATTTATTAATGTAGAATCTATTTCAGCCAAATTAGTAACAGGTTATAAACAAGACGGTGATACATATACAAATGAATATCGAAGTGGAAAATTTTATTCTATGGATGGGCATAGTTACACATCTGCAGCAAATGCTATCATTGTGAATGAAATGATAGAGACATTAAATACATTGTATTCGTCAACTATACCAAAAGTTACTGTAAAAGATTATCCTGCTAATTAATTTTACAGTAAATTGACGATATTAACACAACCACCTTTCTTTTATATAGAGAGGTGGTTTTTTTTGATAAGCATTTTGTAAGTTTGCATCTTGGTTGGTTGTGGGTATTTGTATAAATAAACTATACATTGTACA
This region includes:
- a CDS encoding OmpP1/FadL family transporter codes for the protein MKIRNLLLTVATVFIANAAFANGFQVLLQGTKQIGRGNVGVGYGPDASSLFFNPGALSFLESSTVQVGMSPVMSNISYRGLDGTTKYSSNSPMGTPFQAYGVYRPSADSPWAFGLGVFTPFGSTVTYDNEWTGKYSLQEISLQSIYIQPTVSYRINDMISVGGGLDIVTGGVQFKKAVSAPGGDVGFEMDGNTLQFGFNLGVFAQISEKFSAGINYRSGVDMKVEGGDATFDVPNDFIGDRLFGDAYTPGQEMKAKFNATLPLPSTIAVGIGYNATDKLSFGLDFNYVTWSVYEELKVEFPDGEYPAIAYDRKWENSYIINFGAEYKVTDAFTARAGAYYDTTPVPDGHLTPESPDANALGLSCGVSYMFSEKFGVDAAFLFTNKEQRENIIPEGVDTGGMNGVYKASAYIPSLSLNYNF
- a CDS encoding SGNH/GDSL hydrolase family protein, coding for MTFNKYRSLLAAGAIALLSACTTEVDDFVTAGGSSSDGTPVDYTTYVALGNSLTAGVSDGAWLSSSQVNSYPQLIANSLQEAGLGAKDFKQPLISYSGAQYFGTPIVLTNQGPCFTCTQTVNPTSNIYSEHGGFHNMAVSGMKAIDVNDPTLATGLYGYFVSSAGSTVLKDALSMNPTFFSMWLGANDVLGFANSGGALGPNAITPQADFETAINSVLDSMGNRGAKGAILNVPDITEAALFNTTPNTLEKMLAANNMELTEDFLVLVNGYLASAFDPIIKAQVEVGRPTVTALITPSIPSAAGTINVVAAAVSTAPSIGKDPSVSAELAYTVIFLQLTSGGMTPTDAMTFLATEAGQTQIAQLVALGIDQSWATMTGTDEEVNTIINSSIESTTATLKAAGYYPVFSLESNQLPVYDAASPTMMRVPAEGTLVSLLALNKALLLGELILTGGDLDITKLKDYLPVIDTTKGTYEFLEKGDVDDVKTAIDGYNSYLKEEASSRDLAYVDTKSVMSEAHNGGIIIDGVTYTTTYLSGNLFSLDGAHLTQRGYAVIGNYTIQAINAKYGAKIPQIQQNDFPVVETTVVPTPAAAN